One segment of Mycolicibacterium neworleansense DNA contains the following:
- a CDS encoding TIM barrel protein, with the protein MTQTFELAVCAEMVFTDLDIVERARQISELGFSVEIWSFDDKDLDALAATGARFSSMTGYLHGDLYDADGAREVVRTAAAAIKAAAVLGVPRLVVHPGELVAGQAARPQYRATGEMWLSALRGLDALGELGADAGVTFCLENLNTIVDHPGVPLARAKDTLALIEAVNHPNVKMMLDLYHAQIGEGNLVDLVRRAGSAIGEIQVADVPGRCEPGTGEIHYPAVAKALRDSGYTGPVGMEAYASGDSAAALEAFRAAFS; encoded by the coding sequence ATGACCCAGACATTCGAACTGGCGGTCTGTGCCGAGATGGTCTTCACCGACCTCGATATCGTCGAGCGCGCCCGCCAGATCTCCGAACTCGGCTTCTCCGTGGAGATCTGGAGCTTCGACGACAAGGATCTCGATGCGCTGGCCGCGACCGGCGCCCGATTCTCGTCGATGACCGGATATCTGCACGGCGACCTCTACGACGCCGACGGCGCCCGCGAGGTGGTCCGGACCGCTGCGGCCGCGATCAAGGCCGCAGCGGTGCTCGGCGTTCCGCGCCTCGTCGTGCACCCCGGCGAGCTGGTCGCGGGGCAGGCCGCCCGCCCGCAGTACCGGGCCACCGGCGAGATGTGGCTGTCTGCGCTGCGTGGACTCGACGCGCTCGGCGAACTCGGCGCCGACGCCGGCGTGACGTTCTGCCTGGAGAACCTCAACACGATCGTCGACCATCCCGGCGTTCCGCTCGCCCGCGCCAAGGACACCCTGGCGCTGATCGAGGCCGTCAACCATCCGAACGTCAAGATGATGCTCGACCTCTATCACGCCCAGATCGGCGAGGGAAACCTCGTTGATCTGGTGCGCCGGGCAGGGTCGGCGATCGGCGAGATCCAGGTCGCCGACGTGCCGGGCCGTTGCGAGCCGGGTACCGGCGAGATTCACTACCCAGCGGTGGCAAAGGCATTGCGGGACAGCGGCTATACCGGACCAGTCGGCATGGAGGCCTACGCGTCCGGTGACAGCGCCGCCGCGTTGGAAGCCTTCCGCGCCGCGTTCTCCTGA
- a CDS encoding sugar phosphate isomerase/epimerase family protein, with amino-acid sequence MSSDRGIKIAGAPISWGVCEVPGWGYQLEPDRVLSEMRRAGLSATELGPDGFLPTDAAELTDVLAAHHLSCVGGFVPVVLHDAGHDPAEDLAGPLTSLRAAGAGVVVLAAATGADGYDSRPELDDDQWATLLANLDRLSGIASEAGLLAVLHPHVGTMVETRDDVDRVLAGSTIPLCLDTGHLLIGGTDPLELAKAVPHRIKHTHLKDVDAALAAKVQSGEITYTDAVRAGMYTPLGTGDIDISGIVSVLRDNGFDGWFVLEQDTILDGAPAGDGPLADVLTSVVYLNSVTS; translated from the coding sequence ATGAGCAGCGACCGGGGGATCAAAATCGCCGGCGCACCGATCTCGTGGGGCGTGTGCGAAGTTCCCGGCTGGGGCTACCAACTCGAGCCTGACCGCGTGCTGAGCGAGATGCGCAGGGCCGGGCTGTCCGCGACCGAGCTGGGTCCGGACGGCTTCCTGCCCACCGACGCCGCTGAACTCACTGATGTTCTTGCGGCACATCATCTTTCCTGTGTCGGTGGGTTCGTTCCCGTGGTGCTGCACGACGCCGGCCATGACCCGGCCGAGGATCTCGCCGGACCACTCACCTCGCTTCGCGCAGCGGGCGCCGGTGTCGTGGTGCTGGCGGCGGCTACCGGGGCCGATGGCTACGACTCGCGGCCCGAACTCGACGACGACCAGTGGGCGACGCTGCTGGCCAACCTCGACCGGCTCTCCGGAATCGCGTCCGAGGCCGGTCTGTTGGCCGTGCTTCACCCACACGTCGGTACGATGGTCGAAACCCGCGACGATGTGGACCGGGTGCTGGCCGGTTCGACGATCCCGCTGTGCCTGGACACCGGCCATCTGCTGATCGGCGGCACCGACCCCCTGGAGCTGGCCAAGGCCGTGCCGCACCGCATCAAGCACACCCATCTGAAGGACGTGGATGCCGCGTTGGCCGCCAAGGTGCAATCCGGTGAGATCACCTATACCGATGCGGTGCGCGCCGGTATGTATACGCCGTTGGGCACCGGGGACATCGACATCTCGGGGATTGTCTCGGTGTTGCGAGACAACGGGTTCGACGGTTGGTTCGTGTTGGAGCAGGACACCATCCTGGACGGCGCACCGGCCGGGGACGGTCCGCTCGCCGATGTGCTCACCAGTGTGGTCTACCTCAATTCCGTGACCTCGTGA
- a CDS encoding phytanoyl-CoA dioxygenase family protein, producing MTATFRTSRAGRRAWIEEADCSLGAFRDQVSRTTDGAEYPLAADIRHNVPVYSAATVTDAEPRRLQAELIRALADGPGVVMFEGAFEVDVVDRASAAFVALIEAQRADGAAAGDHFGKAGANDRIWNAAQKLALHSPGVYAEYYANCALAVVSQAWLGPRYQVTSQVNVVNPGGAAQVPHRDYHLGFVTPDQLADYPAHLHRLSPAMTLQGAVAHCDMPPASGPTMLLPYSQTFEAGYIAFYRPEFIEFFAEHHVQVPLSKGDAVFFNPALYHGAGNNTSTDIRRMANLLQISSPFGRAMEVLDRTAMVRAVYPALLAMKAAGRPERELANAVNATAEGYAFPTNLDKDQPIGSLAPPSQVDTVLAALADGLTPDELDTILDQQQERRIP from the coding sequence ATGACCGCGACATTCCGGACTTCGCGCGCCGGGCGCCGAGCCTGGATCGAGGAGGCCGACTGCTCACTCGGTGCTTTCCGCGACCAGGTGTCCCGTACCACCGACGGCGCCGAATACCCCCTTGCCGCTGATATCCGGCATAACGTTCCGGTGTACTCGGCCGCTACCGTCACCGACGCCGAACCCCGCCGACTACAGGCCGAGTTGATCCGTGCGCTGGCCGACGGTCCCGGTGTCGTGATGTTCGAAGGGGCCTTCGAGGTTGACGTCGTCGACCGGGCCAGCGCAGCGTTCGTCGCCTTGATCGAAGCCCAGCGGGCCGACGGCGCGGCCGCCGGTGACCATTTCGGCAAGGCCGGCGCCAACGACCGCATCTGGAATGCCGCTCAGAAGCTGGCCTTGCATTCGCCCGGCGTCTACGCCGAGTATTACGCCAACTGCGCGCTGGCTGTCGTCTCCCAGGCCTGGCTCGGACCGCGCTACCAGGTCACCTCACAGGTCAACGTCGTCAATCCCGGTGGCGCGGCGCAAGTTCCGCATCGCGACTACCACCTCGGTTTCGTCACCCCGGATCAGCTGGCGGACTACCCGGCGCATCTGCACCGGCTGTCGCCCGCCATGACGCTGCAGGGCGCCGTGGCCCACTGTGACATGCCGCCGGCCAGTGGCCCCACCATGCTGCTGCCGTACTCCCAGACATTCGAGGCCGGCTACATCGCGTTCTACCGGCCCGAGTTCATCGAGTTCTTCGCCGAGCACCACGTTCAGGTGCCACTGAGCAAGGGCGATGCGGTGTTCTTCAATCCCGCGCTCTATCACGGGGCAGGCAACAACACGTCGACTGACATCCGGCGCATGGCCAACCTGCTGCAGATCTCCTCGCCGTTCGGGCGTGCGATGGAGGTACTCGACCGCACCGCGATGGTCCGCGCCGTCTACCCCGCGTTGCTGGCGATGAAGGCCGCGGGCCGCCCCGAGCGGGAGTTGGCCAACGCCGTCAACGCCACGGCCGAGGGTTACGCCTTCCCGACGAACCTCGACAAGGACCAACCCATCGGCAGCCTGGCCCCACCCAGCCAGGTCGACACCGTGCTGGCCGCACTGGCCGACGGCCTTACCCCCGACGAACTCGACACCATCCTCGATCAGCAGCAAGAACGGAGAATCCCATGA
- a CDS encoding PfkB family carbohydrate kinase: MSRELVPGVTVLGNLAIDIINGAPPSPGGCASFAGVALQAAGGAGRIVAMGAERDHALFDGLRARFGSIVQILRSESTSSFRLDYDDTDHRHMGVQAIGPMWTAEDIELADPMTTWVHLAPLLRTDFPADTLAALSARGHRVAYDGQGLVRADRLGPLVEDRHFPADLLADIDILKIAEDEAVIIADGPFDASTAERLGVEEILVTYGSEGCDIYIEGAVQRVPAAWRVLDVQTTGAGDMFTACYVAHRAAGHDPQRAAESASELVARELDKRIHTGAPERA, from the coding sequence ATGTCACGTGAGTTAGTCCCTGGGGTCACCGTGCTCGGCAACCTCGCGATCGACATCATCAACGGGGCGCCGCCGAGCCCTGGCGGATGTGCATCGTTCGCCGGAGTTGCGTTGCAGGCGGCCGGCGGGGCCGGCCGGATCGTCGCGATGGGTGCCGAACGTGATCACGCCCTGTTCGACGGGCTGCGCGCCCGGTTCGGGTCAATCGTGCAGATCCTGCGGTCGGAATCCACGAGCTCGTTTCGCCTCGACTATGACGACACCGATCACCGACATATGGGTGTGCAGGCCATCGGCCCGATGTGGACCGCCGAGGACATCGAACTCGCCGATCCCATGACGACGTGGGTGCACCTGGCTCCGCTGCTGCGTACCGATTTTCCGGCCGACACGCTGGCTGCGCTGTCGGCGCGTGGTCACCGCGTCGCCTACGACGGGCAGGGCCTGGTGCGGGCCGACCGATTGGGACCGTTGGTCGAGGATCGTCACTTTCCCGCGGACCTGCTGGCCGACATCGACATCCTGAAGATTGCCGAGGACGAGGCGGTGATCATCGCCGACGGCCCGTTCGACGCGTCGACCGCGGAGCGTCTCGGCGTCGAGGAGATCCTGGTGACTTACGGCTCGGAGGGCTGTGACATCTATATCGAGGGGGCGGTGCAACGGGTCCCGGCGGCCTGGCGGGTCCTCGATGTCCAGACCACGGGAGCGGGGGACATGTTCACCGCTTGCTATGTCGCGCACCGCGCGGCCGGTCACGATCCGCAGCGAGCCGCGGAGTCGGCAAGCGAACTGGTGGCCAGGGAGTTGGACAAGCGGATTCACACCGGGGCACCCGAGCGGGCGTAG
- a CDS encoding Gfo/Idh/MocA family protein, whose translation MTGLRIGILGASRIAEKAIVGPAQELGHRLVAVAARDPQRAAAFAEKFGVERAVGSYADVIDDPEVDVVYNPLANGLHAPWNLAAVAAGKPVLSEKPFARNRSEAATVARAAEAAGVTVLEGFHYFFHPVTQRAFTLAAGGEIGRLTRVEVRMAMPAPDHDDPRWSLELAGGALMDLGCYGMHILRSLGRLDADGLGGAPTITSAQARQHSPGVDAICDVELEFPGGATALSANSMVAPEYSFTMQITGQDGELLVHDFIRPNDDDRITVRTAAGERVERLGTRPSYTYQLKAFADHVQNGAALPFGLADAVTNMAYVDAAYRAAGLPPR comes from the coding sequence GTGACCGGACTGCGCATCGGTATTCTCGGCGCGTCCCGAATCGCCGAGAAGGCGATCGTGGGACCCGCGCAGGAGCTTGGTCACCGACTGGTGGCGGTCGCCGCGCGTGATCCACAGCGCGCGGCGGCTTTTGCCGAGAAGTTCGGCGTGGAACGCGCCGTGGGCTCGTACGCCGACGTGATCGACGACCCGGAAGTCGACGTCGTCTACAACCCGTTGGCCAACGGTTTGCATGCCCCGTGGAATCTGGCGGCGGTCGCTGCCGGCAAGCCTGTGCTCAGTGAGAAGCCGTTCGCACGCAACAGGTCTGAGGCCGCCACCGTCGCGCGGGCCGCTGAGGCCGCCGGGGTGACCGTGCTGGAGGGGTTCCACTACTTCTTCCACCCCGTGACCCAGCGGGCCTTCACGTTGGCAGCCGGCGGCGAGATAGGTCGGCTCACCCGGGTCGAGGTACGGATGGCGATGCCCGCGCCTGACCACGACGATCCGCGCTGGTCACTCGAGCTCGCAGGTGGTGCGCTCATGGACCTCGGCTGCTACGGCATGCACATCCTGCGGTCGTTGGGCCGCCTCGACGCCGACGGGCTTGGCGGCGCACCGACCATCACGTCCGCCCAGGCTCGACAGCACTCGCCCGGTGTGGACGCGATCTGCGACGTGGAGCTCGAGTTCCCGGGCGGTGCGACTGCACTGAGCGCCAATTCGATGGTGGCACCCGAGTATTCGTTCACAATGCAGATCACCGGACAGGACGGCGAGCTGCTGGTGCACGACTTCATCCGGCCCAACGACGACGATCGGATCACCGTCCGTACCGCCGCCGGTGAACGCGTCGAACGGCTCGGAACCCGGCCCAGCTACACGTATCAATTGAAGGCGTTCGCAGACCACGTCCAGAACGGTGCGGCCCTGCCGTTCGGGCTCGCGGACGCCGTGACCAACATGGCCTACGTCGACGCCGCATACCGGGCCGCGGGATTGCCGCCGCGGTAG
- a CDS encoding LacI family DNA-binding transcriptional regulator, whose protein sequence is MAHRYKVREIAQQCGLSEATVDRVLNDRPGVRENTRAEVRQAIADLDKQRAQLRLNGRRYLIDVVMQTPQRFSDAFRAAVEAELPTFAPAMLRARFHLWESGSTAKMVGTLAGIRSSHGVVLKAADEPEVAEAVDHLVAAGVPVVTYTTDIPTSARSAYVGIDNHGAGATAAYLIEQWLGPAPSAVLITLSRTVFRGEGEREVGFRSGLRGSGREVVEVTDSDGIDATNERLVLEALKRHPTVEAVYSPGGGNAATVAAFEKLGRQCRVFVAHDLDVDNRRLLREGRISVVLHNDLRADARLAMRLILQQHGALPGEPVRPVPIQVITPYNLPV, encoded by the coding sequence GTGGCGCACCGATACAAGGTCCGGGAGATCGCTCAGCAGTGCGGTTTGAGCGAGGCCACAGTGGACCGGGTCCTCAATGACCGCCCGGGCGTTCGCGAGAACACCCGGGCCGAAGTGCGCCAAGCGATTGCCGATCTGGACAAGCAGCGAGCGCAACTGCGGCTCAACGGTCGTCGCTATCTGATCGACGTGGTCATGCAGACGCCCCAGCGGTTCTCCGATGCGTTTCGCGCTGCCGTCGAGGCCGAGTTGCCCACGTTCGCCCCGGCCATGTTGCGGGCCCGCTTCCACCTCTGGGAATCCGGCTCGACCGCCAAGATGGTGGGCACCCTGGCCGGCATTCGCAGCAGTCACGGGGTGGTGCTCAAGGCGGCCGACGAACCAGAGGTGGCCGAGGCCGTCGACCACCTTGTGGCCGCCGGTGTCCCGGTGGTGACCTACACGACCGACATTCCCACCAGCGCCCGCAGCGCATACGTCGGCATCGACAACCACGGAGCCGGCGCCACCGCGGCCTATCTGATCGAGCAGTGGCTCGGTCCCGCCCCATCCGCTGTGTTGATCACCCTGAGCCGCACGGTGTTTCGCGGTGAGGGCGAACGCGAGGTGGGATTCCGGTCAGGTTTGCGCGGTTCCGGACGGGAGGTCGTCGAGGTCACCGACAGCGACGGCATCGACGCGACCAACGAACGGCTGGTGCTCGAGGCGCTGAAACGTCACCCGACGGTGGAGGCGGTCTATTCACCCGGCGGCGGCAACGCGGCCACGGTGGCGGCATTCGAAAAGCTCGGGCGGCAGTGCCGGGTCTTTGTCGCCCATGATCTCGACGTGGACAACCGCAGACTCCTGCGCGAGGGCAGGATTTCGGTGGTGCTGCACAACGACCTGCGTGCCGATGCGCGGCTGGCCATGCGGTTGATCCTGCAGCAGCACGGTGCGCTGCCAGGTGAACCGGTGCGCCCCGTACCTATTCAGGTGATTACGCCGTACAACCTGCCGGTATGA
- a CDS encoding 2-oxoacid:acceptor oxidoreductase subunit alpha gives MGENGNGNGAAPRQKLEKVVIRFAGDSGDGMQLTGDRFTSEAALFGNDLATQPNYPAEIRAPQGTLPGVSSFQIQIADYDILTAGDRPDVLVAMNPAALKANVSDLPRGGLIIANSDEFTKRNLAKVGYDNNPLEDDTLSDYVVTSVAMTTLTLGAVEAIGATKKDGQRAKNMFALGLLSWMYGRELEHSEAFIREKFARKPDVAEANVLALKAGWNYGETTEAFATTYEVSPAKLKSGEYRQISGNTALAYGIVAAGHLAQIQVVLGTYPITPASDILHELSKHKNFNVLTFQAEDEIAGIGAAIGASYGGALGVTSTSGPGVSLKSEAIGLAVMTELPLIIIDVQRGGPSTGLPTKTEQADLLQALFGRNGESPVAVLAPKSPSDCFDIAVEASRIAVDYHTPVIILSDGAVANGSEPWQIPDISTYPPIEHKFAKSGEPFAPYARDPETLARQFAVPGTPGLEHRIGGLEAANGSGNISYEPKNHDLMVRLRQEKIGGITVPDLEVDDPTGDAELLMLGWGSSYGPIGEACRRARRKGIKVAQAHLRHLNPFPANLGEVLRRYPNVVVPEMNLGQLALLLRGKYLVDVQSVTKVEGMAFLADEVEGIIDAALDGTLGEKENDKAKFARLAAATIEVEASGVGASA, from the coding sequence GTGGGTGAGAACGGCAACGGCAATGGCGCCGCGCCGCGGCAGAAGCTCGAGAAGGTCGTCATCCGCTTCGCCGGCGACTCCGGCGACGGTATGCAGCTGACCGGTGACCGCTTCACTTCTGAAGCTGCACTGTTCGGCAACGATCTTGCGACCCAGCCCAATTACCCGGCTGAGATCCGCGCGCCACAGGGCACCCTGCCCGGTGTGTCGTCGTTCCAGATCCAGATCGCCGACTACGACATCCTCACCGCCGGTGACCGTCCCGACGTGCTCGTCGCGATGAACCCCGCCGCGCTCAAGGCCAACGTCTCGGACCTGCCTCGCGGCGGCCTGATCATCGCCAACTCCGATGAGTTCACCAAGCGCAACCTCGCCAAGGTCGGATACGACAACAATCCGCTAGAGGATGACACGTTGTCGGACTACGTGGTGACCTCCGTCGCGATGACGACCCTGACCCTTGGTGCCGTCGAGGCGATCGGCGCCACCAAGAAGGACGGCCAGCGCGCCAAGAACATGTTCGCCCTCGGCCTGCTGTCGTGGATGTACGGCCGCGAGCTCGAGCACAGCGAGGCCTTCATCCGGGAGAAGTTCGCCCGCAAGCCTGACGTGGCCGAGGCCAACGTCCTGGCCCTGAAGGCCGGCTGGAACTACGGCGAGACCACCGAGGCGTTCGCCACGACCTATGAGGTGTCGCCCGCCAAGCTGAAGTCCGGTGAATACCGGCAGATCTCGGGTAACACCGCACTGGCCTACGGCATCGTGGCCGCCGGTCACCTGGCCCAGATCCAGGTGGTGCTGGGCACCTACCCGATCACCCCGGCGTCGGACATCCTCCACGAACTGTCCAAGCACAAGAACTTCAACGTGCTGACCTTCCAGGCCGAGGACGAGATCGCCGGCATCGGTGCAGCCATCGGCGCCTCCTATGGTGGCGCGCTCGGCGTCACCAGCACCTCGGGTCCGGGTGTCTCGCTCAAGTCCGAGGCGATCGGCCTGGCTGTGATGACCGAGTTGCCGCTGATCATCATCGATGTCCAGCGTGGTGGCCCGTCGACGGGTCTGCCGACCAAGACCGAGCAGGCCGACCTGCTGCAGGCGCTGTTCGGTCGCAACGGCGAGTCGCCGGTCGCGGTCCTGGCCCCGAAGTCGCCGTCGGATTGCTTCGACATCGCGGTGGAGGCCTCGCGCATCGCGGTCGACTACCACACCCCGGTCATCATCCTGTCCGACGGCGCGGTCGCCAACGGCTCTGAGCCCTGGCAGATCCCGGACATCAGCACCTACCCGCCGATCGAGCACAAGTTCGCCAAGTCGGGCGAGCCCTTCGCTCCCTACGCGCGTGATCCCGAGACCCTGGCCCGCCAGTTCGCGGTGCCCGGAACCCCGGGACTGGAGCACCGGATCGGCGGCCTCGAAGCCGCCAACGGTTCGGGCAACATCTCGTACGAGCCCAAGAACCACGACCTCATGGTGCGGCTGCGCCAGGAGAAGATCGGCGGCATCACCGTGCCGGATCTTGAGGTCGACGACCCCACCGGCGATGCCGAACTGCTCATGCTCGGATGGGGCAGCAGCTACGGACCGATCGGCGAGGCGTGCCGGCGGGCCCGCCGCAAGGGCATCAAGGTGGCCCAGGCACATCTGCGTCACCTCAACCCCTTCCCGGCCAACCTCGGGGAGGTGCTCCGCCGCTACCCGAACGTCGTGGTGCCGGAGATGAACCTGGGCCAGCTCGCGCTGCTGCTGCGCGGCAAGTACCTGGTCGACGTCCAGTCGGTGACCAAGGTGGAGGGCATGGCCTTCCTCGCCGACGAGGTCGAGGGCATCATCGATGCGGCGCTGGATGGCACGCTGGGTGAGAAGGAAAACGACAAGGCCAAGTTCGCCCGGTTGGCGGCGGCCACCATCGAGGTTGAGGCGAGCGGTGTGGGAGCGAGCGCATGA
- a CDS encoding 2-oxoacid:ferredoxin oxidoreductase subunit beta yields the protein MTDLIGTDLGLTEGALSKNALVPTTDQPQKGKDFTSDQEVRWCPGCGDYVILNTIRNFLPELGLKRENIAFISGIGCSSRFPYYLETYGFHSIHGRAPTIATGLALARPDLSVWVVTGDGDSLSIGGNHLIHALRRNVNITILLFNNRIYGLTKGQYSPTSEVGKVTKSTPMGSLDYPFNPVSLALGAEATFVGRALDSDRKGLSEVLRGAAEHRGAALVEIMQDCPIFNDGSFDALRKEGAEERLINVSHGEPIKFGTDGEYCVVKSGYGLEVAKTAEVAADDIVVHNAEIDDPAYAFALSRLSEQNLDHMVMGIFRKVSRPTYDDAARQQVNTAIESKPHDTAALQSLLRGKDTWTVE from the coding sequence ATGACTGACTTGATCGGGACGGATCTGGGCTTGACCGAAGGGGCGCTCAGCAAGAACGCTCTGGTGCCCACCACCGACCAGCCTCAGAAGGGCAAGGATTTCACCAGCGACCAGGAGGTCCGCTGGTGCCCGGGTTGCGGTGACTACGTCATCCTCAACACCATCCGCAACTTCCTGCCGGAGTTGGGTCTCAAGCGCGAGAACATCGCGTTCATCAGTGGCATCGGCTGCTCCAGCCGGTTCCCGTACTACCTGGAGACCTACGGTTTCCACTCGATCCACGGTCGTGCCCCGACCATCGCCACCGGTCTGGCGCTGGCCCGTCCGGATCTGTCGGTGTGGGTCGTCACCGGTGACGGTGACTCGCTGTCGATCGGTGGCAACCACCTGATCCACGCGCTGCGTCGCAACGTCAACATCACGATCCTGCTGTTCAACAACCGGATCTACGGCTTGACCAAGGGCCAGTACTCGCCCACCTCCGAGGTCGGCAAGGTCACCAAGTCGACCCCGATGGGATCGCTGGACTACCCGTTCAACCCGGTGTCATTGGCGCTGGGTGCCGAGGCGACGTTCGTCGGCCGCGCCCTGGACTCGGACCGCAAGGGCCTGTCCGAGGTGCTGCGCGGTGCCGCCGAGCACCGCGGGGCCGCGCTGGTGGAGATCATGCAGGACTGCCCGATCTTCAACGACGGATCGTTCGACGCGTTGCGCAAGGAAGGCGCCGAGGAGCGGCTGATCAACGTCAGCCACGGTGAGCCGATCAAGTTCGGTACCGATGGCGAGTACTGCGTCGTCAAGTCCGGGTACGGCCTGGAGGTCGCCAAGACCGCCGAAGTCGCTGCCGACGACATCGTGGTGCACAACGCCGAAATCGACGATCCTGCTTATGCATTCGCGCTGTCGCGGTTGAGCGAGCAGAACCTCGACCACATGGTGATGGGTATCTTCCGCAAGGTCAGCCGGCCCACCTACGACGACGCCGCGCGTCAACAGGTCAACACGGCGATCGAATCAAAGCCCCACGACACCGCGGCTCTGCAATCCTTGCTGCGTGGCAAAGACACCTGGACCGTCGAATAG
- a CDS encoding Gfo/Idh/MocA family protein — protein MTTLGVIGLGRIGAFHTETLSGIDGLDGLVITDERTDVAAAVAAKHGAKAVDTVDELLSSGIDGVVVAAATPAHAELTLAAVERGIPTFCEKPIASTAAESARLAEVIARSGVPVQVGYQRRFDAAFAAAKRAVDDGSLGILHTVRSTTMDPAPPPLDYIKGSGGIFRDCAVHDFDIIRWITSQNAVEVYATGSVQGDPLFTEYGDVDTAAVVVRFDGGALGVVSNARYNARGYDCRLEVHGFDDSVAAGWDQGVPIRNMDPANTFPSGPAHNFFMDRFTEAFRTELAGFVEVAKGAPVAGATVADAVEVAWLAEAATESLRRGTPVRIEEVRNA, from the coding sequence ATGACCACGCTCGGCGTAATCGGACTGGGCCGCATCGGCGCATTTCACACCGAAACCCTTTCCGGGATAGATGGTTTGGACGGGCTGGTGATCACCGACGAGCGCACTGACGTCGCGGCGGCAGTGGCCGCCAAGCACGGCGCCAAGGCCGTCGACACCGTCGACGAACTGTTGTCCTCGGGTATCGACGGGGTGGTGGTGGCTGCCGCCACCCCGGCACACGCGGAGCTGACGTTGGCCGCCGTCGAGCGTGGCATACCGACCTTCTGCGAGAAGCCGATCGCGTCCACCGCTGCCGAGAGCGCACGGTTGGCCGAGGTCATCGCCCGCTCCGGCGTGCCCGTGCAGGTCGGGTACCAGCGTCGCTTCGATGCGGCCTTCGCCGCGGCCAAGCGTGCGGTGGACGATGGCTCGCTGGGCATTCTGCACACGGTGCGCAGCACCACGATGGATCCGGCTCCCCCGCCGCTGGACTACATCAAGGGTTCGGGCGGAATCTTCCGGGATTGCGCGGTACACGATTTCGACATCATCCGGTGGATCACCAGCCAGAACGCGGTCGAGGTCTACGCCACCGGATCGGTGCAGGGTGACCCGCTGTTCACCGAGTACGGCGACGTGGACACCGCCGCGGTCGTCGTGCGGTTCGACGGCGGTGCGCTTGGCGTGGTGTCCAACGCCCGCTACAACGCGCGCGGGTACGACTGCCGCCTGGAGGTGCACGGATTCGACGACAGCGTCGCCGCCGGCTGGGACCAGGGCGTCCCGATTCGAAATATGGATCCCGCCAACACCTTCCCGTCCGGGCCCGCACACAACTTCTTCATGGACCGATTCACCGAGGCGTTCCGCACCGAGCTCGCCGGCTTCGTCGAGGTGGCCAAGGGCGCGCCGGTGGCCGGCGCCACGGTGGCCGACGCCGTGGAGGTGGCCTGGCTGGCCGAGGCCGCCACCGAGTCCCTGCGCCGGGGCACTCCGGTGCGCATCGAGGAGGTTCGCAACGCATGA
- a CDS encoding transglycosylase family protein: MKNIRKTFGLGIIAGALAVAPVALGAGTANADSVNWDAVAACESGGNWAINTGNGYYGGLQFTMGTWRSNGGSGSPHHASRAEQIRVAENVLRTQGIGAWPVCGKRG; this comes from the coding sequence GTGAAGAACATCCGCAAGACGTTTGGGCTGGGCATCATCGCCGGAGCGCTGGCTGTCGCTCCCGTGGCACTGGGTGCCGGTACCGCCAATGCGGACAGCGTCAACTGGGACGCCGTCGCCGCCTGTGAGTCGGGTGGCAACTGGGCGATCAACACCGGTAACGGCTACTACGGTGGCCTGCAGTTCACGATGGGCACCTGGCGCTCCAACGGCGGCTCGGGCTCGCCGCATCACGCCTCGCGCGCGGAGCAGATCCGGGTCGCCGAGAACGTGCTGCGCACCCAGGGCATCGGTGCCTGGCCGGTGTGCGGCAAGCGCGGCTAG
- the mobA gene encoding molybdenum cofactor guanylyltransferase — MSTAPLAAVVLAGGASRRMGRDKATLPFDGATMVERVVAAVSQRCSPVFVIAAPGQPLPDLDAEILRDEVRGVGPLVATGRGLRAVAEAGVDRAFVCAVDMPYLSTDLIDTLAASAERVPADIVLPWDGRDHYLAGIYRSTLADQIAALVHDGRRSMRALAESVDTQRIVMEPQRALTNVNTAADLA; from the coding sequence CTGAGCACAGCCCCGCTCGCCGCGGTAGTTCTGGCGGGCGGGGCTTCGCGTCGTATGGGGCGCGACAAGGCGACGCTGCCGTTCGACGGCGCGACGATGGTCGAACGCGTCGTCGCCGCGGTGAGCCAGCGCTGTTCACCGGTTTTCGTCATCGCCGCACCCGGCCAGCCGCTTCCGGACCTCGACGCCGAGATTCTGCGGGATGAGGTGCGCGGCGTCGGGCCGCTGGTCGCGACCGGTCGTGGCCTGCGTGCCGTCGCCGAGGCCGGTGTGGACCGTGCCTTCGTTTGCGCGGTGGACATGCCATACCTGTCTACAGACCTGATCGACACCCTGGCGGCCTCCGCCGAGCGGGTCCCGGCCGACATCGTGCTGCCGTGGGACGGCCGAGATCACTATCTGGCCGGGATCTACCGGAGCACGCTCGCCGATCAGATCGCCGCCCTGGTCCACGACGGCCGGCGCAGCATGCGGGCGCTGGCCGAGTCCGTCGACACACAGCGGATCGTGATGGAACCGCAGCGCGCACTGACCAATGTCAACACCGCCGCCGATCTGGCCTGA